One window from the genome of Sardina pilchardus chromosome 12, fSarPil1.1, whole genome shotgun sequence encodes:
- the LOC134098114 gene encoding ankyrin repeat and SOCS box protein 2-like isoform X1, with protein MGKQSHWTARLNTENNYYKGRKFHLISFRQSPQTHNFKQTIERKFIMAATSRSMAVSSRNVQALEDYSMYNNMSDDDLMQLAIERSLSDICSASSGFPQPATQRSSYSHPAANQSVPSEDGAVPAFQQGQVHSRSRTQAAVPAQNIPPCTNPWRSVNLLREGGDETDSDEEDGLRTLSWTGTGSGLEVTVTRVKDMTALNAAIFRNDAPKVLEILHKEPYDIICAPNEDGWIHLHLAALCGFLECLTVLLKAFPDLINKCTNTRHTPLSLAVECKHLLCTQSLLQAGANPNIANDAGETPLYRACEHATEEMVGLLLMFGAKVSQASLEGVTPLHEAVRNKNIVLCKLLVRAGANIRARTCYGSEPLFMAGQTGNTEALELLIKHGAYIDCQANDGATSLYEASKNGHEEVVMLLLSKNADVNRRTKAGLTPLHIAAKNGHSRVVSLLIPHTNRRVMEKSAISPLHLAAEHDREEVMDVLINADFDVNTVLKSRNSQICDDRCLSALHFTIRNSNIDAASMLLEAGADPNLDIFNPLLVAVRQGNKEMVSLLVKYGANVNACVPTHPTTFPGALLFCMKYTPMFKFLLDNGCDANACFSCVYGDNTHPPVQRRHATDELDLDPHSETTQFCEIIADPLYTYWVGPILDRLLDYTGSVKLCSRITELLESNKDWEHIKEKSRPPACLMHLCRLRTRQLVGWERMRKMTSLPLPGRLIKYLLYIDNESEDFLSHVFD; from the exons ATCATTCAGACAAAGCCCACAGACTCACAACTTCAAACAG ACAATTGAAAGAAAATTCATCATGGCTGCTACTAGCCGCTCTATGGCAGTGTCCTCTAGAAATGTCCAGGCCCTGGAGGACTACAGCATGTACAATAACATGTCAGATGATGATCTGATGCAGCTGGCCATTGAACGTAGCCTGAGTGATATCTGCAGCGCTTCCTCTGGCTTTCCACAACCCGCAACACAGAGGTCATCCTATTCACATCCTGCAGCAAATCAATCGGTGCCCTCGGAAGATGGAGCCGTGCCAGCATTTCAACAGGGGCAAGTTCATTCCAg GTCTCGGACACAAGCAGCTGTACCTGCTCAGAACATCCCTCCCTGTACCAACCCATGGCGATCTGTCAATCTCCTCAG AGAGGGTGGAGACGAGACAGATAGCGATGAAGAGGATGGACTGAGAACACTCTCTTGGACAGGAACTGGTTCAGGACTGGAAGTTACAGTGACACGTGTAAA GGACATGACTGCTCTAAATGCAGCCATCTTTAGGAATGATGCCCCAAAAGTTCTTGAAATATTGCACAAAGAGCCATACGACATTATATGTGCACCAAACGAGGATGGCTGGATTCATCTGCACTTGGCCGCACTCTGTGGTTTTTTGGAATGTTTGACAGTGCTACTAAAAG CTTTTCCTGACCTAATCAACAAGTGTACCAACACACGCCATACCCCTCTAAGTCTGGCAGTGGAATGTAAACATCTGTTATGTACCCAGAGTCTTCTTCAGGCAGGAGCAAATCCCAATATAGCCAACGACGCAGGAGAAACACCTCTCTACAGAG CTtgtgaacatgcaactgaggaAATGGTGGGACTCCTCCTGATGTTCGGAGCCAAGGTCTCACAAGCCAGCCTTGAGGGAGTGACACCATTACATGAAGCAGTGCgaaacaaaaacattgtctTGTGCAAACTTCTAGTGAGAGCTGGAGCAAACATAAGAGCCAGGACCTGTTACGGCAGTGAACCACTCTTCATGGCTGGCCAAACAGGAAACACAGAAGCACTGGAACTTCTCATTAAACATG GGGCCTATATTGACTGTCAAGCTAATGACGGAGCAACGTCTTTGTATGAAGCATCCAAGAATGGTCACGAGGAGGTGGTGATGCTGCTTCTGTCTAAAAATGCAGACGTGAACAGGAGAACTAAAGCAGGACTGACCCCTCTTCACATTGCTGCAAAGAATGGACATTCTAG AGTTGTGTCTTTGCTGATTCCACACACGAACAGAAGGGTGATGGAAAAGAGTGCCATTAGTCCACTTCACCTTGCAGCAGAGCACGACAGAGAGGAAGTCATGGATGTTCTCATCAATGCGGACTTTGATGTCAACACGGTGCTGAAGTCTCGCAACTCCCAGATTTGTGACGACAGGTGTCTTTCGGCCCTCCACTTCACTATACGCAACAGCAACATAGACGCAGCCTCCATGCTGCTGGAGGCAGGTGCTGACCCCAATCTGGATATTTTCAATCCTCTGCTGGTAGCCGTGAGACAGGGAAATAAAGAGATGGTCTCTTTGCTGGTGAAGTACGGTGCCAATGTGAATGCTTGTGTGCCAACACACCCCACTACTTTTCCAGGGGCTCTGCTCTTTTGCATGAAATACACACCAATGTTCAAGTTCCTGCTGGACAATGGATGTGATGCCAACGCTTGTTTCTCATGTGTTTATGGAGACAACACACATCCTCCAGTCCAAAGAAGGCATGCTACGGATGAGCTGGACTTGGATCCTCATAGCGAAACAACACAG TTCTGCGAGATTATAGCAGATCCCCTTTACACCTATTGGGTGGGACCTATACTTGACCGTCTCCTTGACTACACTGGTTCTGTGAAACTGTGTTCTAGAATCACAGAACTTCTTGAGAGCAACAAGGACTGGGAGCACATCAAAGAAAAATCAA GGCCACCCGCCTGCCTGATGCACCTGTGCCGACTGAGGACCCGCCAGCTGGTAGGatgggagagaatgagaaaaatgACCAGCCTTCCTCTGCCTGGACGACTCATCAAGTACCTGCTCTACATTGACAACGAGTCTGAAGACTTCCTTTCGCATGTTTTTGACTAA
- the LOC134097923 gene encoding ankyrin repeat and SOCS box protein 2-like, with protein MATMAAAAATTADQAFEDYSIYSGLSDGELIQLAIERSLSDVCSSPSEPSQRSSYSPAAESQAMPFEHEAMTTLLELQQENHRALRQTALNTQNISPAANPHPTNTQNIPPAANPHPTTNLPSQNQPKSSHNCAGDRTRVCSWTKSKNGGLQVRLKPMNMSAINSAIWRNDAAELLEVLQQQPSDTLSIPNKQGWIHLHDAAHYGSEECLRVLVNAFPKLIDKRTNELQTPLMMAAAGKNLFCVQCLLEAGADPNKINDGGESPLYLACERSTKEMVQLLLMFGAKVSQASVKGETPLHIAVQNQNLGICKRLVTAGANLRARNTYGIEPLFVAAQMGGPEILNLLIEHGAYTDCQAMMDGATPLFEASKNGHEEVVMLLLSKGANVNKTTKAGLTPLHIASKYGHARIVSLLIPHTDRAIMLESGISPLHLAAEHDREAILEILINADFDVNTLLKYDHSQIYDDRCSSALHFTVRNSNMDAASTLLEAGADPNLDIFNPLLVAVRQGNLDMVSLLVEYGANVNACVPTLPTTFPGALLFGMKQLLMLKLLLDNGCDANACFSCVYGDGPHPPIKSRFTSRDELDLDEISQSEAAQFCEIIADPLYTSWAGPRIDCLLDYTGPVKLCSRITELLENNKDWEHIIEKSKPPACLMHLCRVTIRQLVGRQRLRRMTSLPLPGRLIKYLFYDNREFENLYFD; from the exons ATGGCCAccatggcagcagcagcagcaactacGGCTGATCAAGCTTTCGAGGACTACAGCATCTACAGTGGCTTGTCCGATGGTGAACTGATTCAGCTGGCAATTGAACGCAGCTTGAGTGATGTCTGCAGCTCTCCCTCAGAGCCCTCACAGAGGTCATCTTATTCACCAGCTGCAGAAAGTCAAGCTATGCCCTTTGAGCATGAAGCTATGACAACATTACTAGAGCTGCAGCAGGAAAATCACAGAGCTCTGAGACAAACAGCTTTAAACACTCAGAACATCTCTCCTGCTGCCAACCCACATCCAACCAACACTCAGAACATCCCTCCTGCTGCCAACCCACATCCAACCACCAATCTACCCAG CCAAAACCAACCAAAGAGTTCACATAACTGTGCTGGAGACAGAACGAGGGTGTGTTCCTGGACGAAAAGCAAAAATGGAGGTTTGCAAGTTAGACTGAAACCCAT GAACATGTCTGCTATAAACTCAGCCATCTGGAGGAATGATGCCGCAGAACTTCTTGAAGTATTGCAGCAACAGCCTTCTGATACTCTGAGTATACCAAACAAACAAGGCTGGATCCATCTGCATGATGCTGCACACTATGGTTCTGAGGAATGTTTGAGAGTGCTAGTGAACG CCTTTCCTAAACTGATCGACAAACGTACCAACGAGCTCCAGACGCCTCTGATGATGGCTGCCGCAGGCAAAAACCTGTTTTGTGTCCAGTGTCTTCTTGAGGCAGGAGCAGACCCCAACAAAATCAACGATGGAGGAGAATCACCTCTCTACTTAG CTTGTGAAAGATCAACTAAGGAAATGGTGCAGTTGCTACTGATGTTTGGAGCCAAGGTCTCACAAGCCAGCGTGAAAGGAGAGACACCATTACATATAGCCGTGCAAAACCAAAATCTTGGTATCTGCAAGCGTTTAGTGACAGCTGGAGCAAACCTAAGAGCCAGGAACACCTATGGCATTGAACCACTATTCGTGGCTGCTCAGATGGGAGGCCCAGAAATCTTGAACCTCCTCATTGAACATG GAGCCTATACTGACTGTCAAGCTATGATGGATGGAGCAACACCTTTGTTTGAAGCATCCAAGAATGGCCATGAAGAGGTGGTGATGCTGCTTCTGTCTAAAGGagcaaatgtaaacaaaacaaccaaagcaGGACTAACTCCTCTACACATCGCTTCAAAGTATGGACATGCTAG AATTGTGTCCTTATTGATTCCACATACAGACAGAGCGATCATGCTAGAGAGTGGCATTAGTCCACTCCATCTTGCAGCAGAACATGACCGAGAGGCAATCTTGGAGATTCTCATCAATGCAGACTTTGACGTCAACACGTTGCTGAAGTATGACCACTCCCAGATCTATGATGACCGGTGCAGCTCGGCCCTCCACTTCACTGTACGCAACAGCAACATGGACGCAGCATCCACGCTGCTGGAGGCAGGTGCTGACCCCAATCTGGATATTTTCAATCCTCTACTGGTAGCCGTGAGACAGGGAAATTTAGACATGGTCTCTTTGCTGGTGGAGTATGGTGCCAATGTGAATGCCTGTGTGCCAACACTCCCCACTACCTTTCCTGGGGCTCTGCTCTTTGGTATGAAGCAGTTACTGATGCTCAAGCTTCTGCTGGACAATGGATGTGATGCCAACGCCTGTTTCTCATGTGTTTATGGAGACGGCCCACATCCTCCCATTAAGAGCCGGTTTACTTCTAGGGATGAGCTGGATCTTGATGAAATTTCTCAAAGCGAAGCTGCACAG TTCTGTGAGATTATAGCGGATCCCCTTTATACCTCTTGGGCAGGACCTAGAATTGACTGTCTCCTTGATTACACCGGTCCAGTGAAACTGTGTTCTAGAATCACAGAACTTCTTGAGAACAACAAGGACTGGGAACACATCATAGAAAAATCAA
- the LOC134098114 gene encoding ankyrin repeat and SOCS box protein 2-like isoform X3: protein MAATSRSMAVSSRNVQALEDYSMYNNMSDDDLMQLAIERSLSDICSASSGFPQPATQRSSYSHPAANQSVPSEDGAVPAFQQGQVHSRSRTQAAVPAQNIPPCTNPWRSVNLLREGGDETDSDEEDGLRTLSWTGTGSGLEVTVTRVKDMTALNAAIFRNDAPKVLEILHKEPYDIICAPNEDGWIHLHLAALCGFLECLTVLLKAFPDLINKCTNTRHTPLSLAVECKHLLCTQSLLQAGANPNIANDAGETPLYRACEHATEEMVGLLLMFGAKVSQASLEGVTPLHEAVRNKNIVLCKLLVRAGANIRARTCYGSEPLFMAGQTGNTEALELLIKHGAYIDCQANDGATSLYEASKNGHEEVVMLLLSKNADVNRRTKAGLTPLHIAAKNGHSRVVSLLIPHTNRRVMEKSAISPLHLAAEHDREEVMDVLINADFDVNTVLKSRNSQICDDRCLSALHFTIRNSNIDAASMLLEAGADPNLDIFNPLLVAVRQGNKEMVSLLVKYGANVNACVPTHPTTFPGALLFCMKYTPMFKFLLDNGCDANACFSCVYGDNTHPPVQRRHATDELDLDPHSETTQFCEIIADPLYTYWVGPILDRLLDYTGSVKLCSRITELLESNKDWEHIKEKSRPPACLMHLCRLRTRQLVGWERMRKMTSLPLPGRLIKYLLYIDNESEDFLSHVFD, encoded by the exons ATGGCTGCTACTAGCCGCTCTATGGCAGTGTCCTCTAGAAATGTCCAGGCCCTGGAGGACTACAGCATGTACAATAACATGTCAGATGATGATCTGATGCAGCTGGCCATTGAACGTAGCCTGAGTGATATCTGCAGCGCTTCCTCTGGCTTTCCACAACCCGCAACACAGAGGTCATCCTATTCACATCCTGCAGCAAATCAATCGGTGCCCTCGGAAGATGGAGCCGTGCCAGCATTTCAACAGGGGCAAGTTCATTCCAg GTCTCGGACACAAGCAGCTGTACCTGCTCAGAACATCCCTCCCTGTACCAACCCATGGCGATCTGTCAATCTCCTCAG AGAGGGTGGAGACGAGACAGATAGCGATGAAGAGGATGGACTGAGAACACTCTCTTGGACAGGAACTGGTTCAGGACTGGAAGTTACAGTGACACGTGTAAA GGACATGACTGCTCTAAATGCAGCCATCTTTAGGAATGATGCCCCAAAAGTTCTTGAAATATTGCACAAAGAGCCATACGACATTATATGTGCACCAAACGAGGATGGCTGGATTCATCTGCACTTGGCCGCACTCTGTGGTTTTTTGGAATGTTTGACAGTGCTACTAAAAG CTTTTCCTGACCTAATCAACAAGTGTACCAACACACGCCATACCCCTCTAAGTCTGGCAGTGGAATGTAAACATCTGTTATGTACCCAGAGTCTTCTTCAGGCAGGAGCAAATCCCAATATAGCCAACGACGCAGGAGAAACACCTCTCTACAGAG CTtgtgaacatgcaactgaggaAATGGTGGGACTCCTCCTGATGTTCGGAGCCAAGGTCTCACAAGCCAGCCTTGAGGGAGTGACACCATTACATGAAGCAGTGCgaaacaaaaacattgtctTGTGCAAACTTCTAGTGAGAGCTGGAGCAAACATAAGAGCCAGGACCTGTTACGGCAGTGAACCACTCTTCATGGCTGGCCAAACAGGAAACACAGAAGCACTGGAACTTCTCATTAAACATG GGGCCTATATTGACTGTCAAGCTAATGACGGAGCAACGTCTTTGTATGAAGCATCCAAGAATGGTCACGAGGAGGTGGTGATGCTGCTTCTGTCTAAAAATGCAGACGTGAACAGGAGAACTAAAGCAGGACTGACCCCTCTTCACATTGCTGCAAAGAATGGACATTCTAG AGTTGTGTCTTTGCTGATTCCACACACGAACAGAAGGGTGATGGAAAAGAGTGCCATTAGTCCACTTCACCTTGCAGCAGAGCACGACAGAGAGGAAGTCATGGATGTTCTCATCAATGCGGACTTTGATGTCAACACGGTGCTGAAGTCTCGCAACTCCCAGATTTGTGACGACAGGTGTCTTTCGGCCCTCCACTTCACTATACGCAACAGCAACATAGACGCAGCCTCCATGCTGCTGGAGGCAGGTGCTGACCCCAATCTGGATATTTTCAATCCTCTGCTGGTAGCCGTGAGACAGGGAAATAAAGAGATGGTCTCTTTGCTGGTGAAGTACGGTGCCAATGTGAATGCTTGTGTGCCAACACACCCCACTACTTTTCCAGGGGCTCTGCTCTTTTGCATGAAATACACACCAATGTTCAAGTTCCTGCTGGACAATGGATGTGATGCCAACGCTTGTTTCTCATGTGTTTATGGAGACAACACACATCCTCCAGTCCAAAGAAGGCATGCTACGGATGAGCTGGACTTGGATCCTCATAGCGAAACAACACAG TTCTGCGAGATTATAGCAGATCCCCTTTACACCTATTGGGTGGGACCTATACTTGACCGTCTCCTTGACTACACTGGTTCTGTGAAACTGTGTTCTAGAATCACAGAACTTCTTGAGAGCAACAAGGACTGGGAGCACATCAAAGAAAAATCAA GGCCACCCGCCTGCCTGATGCACCTGTGCCGACTGAGGACCCGCCAGCTGGTAGGatgggagagaatgagaaaaatgACCAGCCTTCCTCTGCCTGGACGACTCATCAAGTACCTGCTCTACATTGACAACGAGTCTGAAGACTTCCTTTCGCATGTTTTTGACTAA
- the LOC134098114 gene encoding ankyrin repeat and SOCS box protein 2-like isoform X2 translates to MGKQSHWTARLNTENNYYKGRKFHLISFRQSPQTHNFKQTIERKFIMAATSRSMAVSSRNVQALEDYSMYNNMSDDDLMQLAIERSLSDICSASSGFPQPATQRSSYSHPAANQSVPSEDGAVPAFQQGSRTQAAVPAQNIPPCTNPWRSVNLLREGGDETDSDEEDGLRTLSWTGTGSGLEVTVTRVKDMTALNAAIFRNDAPKVLEILHKEPYDIICAPNEDGWIHLHLAALCGFLECLTVLLKAFPDLINKCTNTRHTPLSLAVECKHLLCTQSLLQAGANPNIANDAGETPLYRACEHATEEMVGLLLMFGAKVSQASLEGVTPLHEAVRNKNIVLCKLLVRAGANIRARTCYGSEPLFMAGQTGNTEALELLIKHGAYIDCQANDGATSLYEASKNGHEEVVMLLLSKNADVNRRTKAGLTPLHIAAKNGHSRVVSLLIPHTNRRVMEKSAISPLHLAAEHDREEVMDVLINADFDVNTVLKSRNSQICDDRCLSALHFTIRNSNIDAASMLLEAGADPNLDIFNPLLVAVRQGNKEMVSLLVKYGANVNACVPTHPTTFPGALLFCMKYTPMFKFLLDNGCDANACFSCVYGDNTHPPVQRRHATDELDLDPHSETTQFCEIIADPLYTYWVGPILDRLLDYTGSVKLCSRITELLESNKDWEHIKEKSRPPACLMHLCRLRTRQLVGWERMRKMTSLPLPGRLIKYLLYIDNESEDFLSHVFD, encoded by the exons ATCATTCAGACAAAGCCCACAGACTCACAACTTCAAACAG ACAATTGAAAGAAAATTCATCATGGCTGCTACTAGCCGCTCTATGGCAGTGTCCTCTAGAAATGTCCAGGCCCTGGAGGACTACAGCATGTACAATAACATGTCAGATGATGATCTGATGCAGCTGGCCATTGAACGTAGCCTGAGTGATATCTGCAGCGCTTCCTCTGGCTTTCCACAACCCGCAACACAGAGGTCATCCTATTCACATCCTGCAGCAAATCAATCGGTGCCCTCGGAAGATGGAGCCGTGCCAGCATTTCAACAGGG GTCTCGGACACAAGCAGCTGTACCTGCTCAGAACATCCCTCCCTGTACCAACCCATGGCGATCTGTCAATCTCCTCAG AGAGGGTGGAGACGAGACAGATAGCGATGAAGAGGATGGACTGAGAACACTCTCTTGGACAGGAACTGGTTCAGGACTGGAAGTTACAGTGACACGTGTAAA GGACATGACTGCTCTAAATGCAGCCATCTTTAGGAATGATGCCCCAAAAGTTCTTGAAATATTGCACAAAGAGCCATACGACATTATATGTGCACCAAACGAGGATGGCTGGATTCATCTGCACTTGGCCGCACTCTGTGGTTTTTTGGAATGTTTGACAGTGCTACTAAAAG CTTTTCCTGACCTAATCAACAAGTGTACCAACACACGCCATACCCCTCTAAGTCTGGCAGTGGAATGTAAACATCTGTTATGTACCCAGAGTCTTCTTCAGGCAGGAGCAAATCCCAATATAGCCAACGACGCAGGAGAAACACCTCTCTACAGAG CTtgtgaacatgcaactgaggaAATGGTGGGACTCCTCCTGATGTTCGGAGCCAAGGTCTCACAAGCCAGCCTTGAGGGAGTGACACCATTACATGAAGCAGTGCgaaacaaaaacattgtctTGTGCAAACTTCTAGTGAGAGCTGGAGCAAACATAAGAGCCAGGACCTGTTACGGCAGTGAACCACTCTTCATGGCTGGCCAAACAGGAAACACAGAAGCACTGGAACTTCTCATTAAACATG GGGCCTATATTGACTGTCAAGCTAATGACGGAGCAACGTCTTTGTATGAAGCATCCAAGAATGGTCACGAGGAGGTGGTGATGCTGCTTCTGTCTAAAAATGCAGACGTGAACAGGAGAACTAAAGCAGGACTGACCCCTCTTCACATTGCTGCAAAGAATGGACATTCTAG AGTTGTGTCTTTGCTGATTCCACACACGAACAGAAGGGTGATGGAAAAGAGTGCCATTAGTCCACTTCACCTTGCAGCAGAGCACGACAGAGAGGAAGTCATGGATGTTCTCATCAATGCGGACTTTGATGTCAACACGGTGCTGAAGTCTCGCAACTCCCAGATTTGTGACGACAGGTGTCTTTCGGCCCTCCACTTCACTATACGCAACAGCAACATAGACGCAGCCTCCATGCTGCTGGAGGCAGGTGCTGACCCCAATCTGGATATTTTCAATCCTCTGCTGGTAGCCGTGAGACAGGGAAATAAAGAGATGGTCTCTTTGCTGGTGAAGTACGGTGCCAATGTGAATGCTTGTGTGCCAACACACCCCACTACTTTTCCAGGGGCTCTGCTCTTTTGCATGAAATACACACCAATGTTCAAGTTCCTGCTGGACAATGGATGTGATGCCAACGCTTGTTTCTCATGTGTTTATGGAGACAACACACATCCTCCAGTCCAAAGAAGGCATGCTACGGATGAGCTGGACTTGGATCCTCATAGCGAAACAACACAG TTCTGCGAGATTATAGCAGATCCCCTTTACACCTATTGGGTGGGACCTATACTTGACCGTCTCCTTGACTACACTGGTTCTGTGAAACTGTGTTCTAGAATCACAGAACTTCTTGAGAGCAACAAGGACTGGGAGCACATCAAAGAAAAATCAA GGCCACCCGCCTGCCTGATGCACCTGTGCCGACTGAGGACCCGCCAGCTGGTAGGatgggagagaatgagaaaaatgACCAGCCTTCCTCTGCCTGGACGACTCATCAAGTACCTGCTCTACATTGACAACGAGTCTGAAGACTTCCTTTCGCATGTTTTTGACTAA